A window from Opitutia bacterium ISCC 52 encodes these proteins:
- a CDS encoding metalloregulator ArsR/SmtB family transcription factor: protein MDTADTLKLLSDPTRLRLVRLLAREELSVAELQEILNMGQSRISSHLGLLRQGELVEDRRDGKKSFYCLSRSLPDETTKLLDVVCEAFDKQSQAESDSQNLDRILNQRRELSEKFFSSIAENLGKYPCPGRSWEAIGHFLLKLTPRIKIADLGAGEGIISQLLARHAETVYCIDNSKRMVEVGTDLANKNGFTNLHYKFGDIENVPLEEGEVDLSLLSQALHHAHQPSQALEEAYRILKPGGQILILDLLEHQFEEAREVYNDQWLGFSQNQLYRWLKDVGFDQIEVSVVAKEPEEPFFETLLASAIK, encoded by the coding sequence GTGGATACAGCCGATACGCTTAAACTGCTATCCGATCCCACGCGTTTGCGCCTGGTTCGGCTACTGGCACGGGAAGAACTTTCCGTGGCAGAGCTCCAGGAAATTCTCAATATGGGCCAGTCACGCATTTCCTCCCATCTGGGACTACTGCGGCAAGGTGAGCTCGTCGAAGATCGGCGAGACGGTAAGAAAAGCTTTTACTGTCTTAGTCGCTCTCTTCCTGACGAAACAACCAAGCTTCTCGATGTCGTCTGTGAGGCCTTTGACAAACAATCTCAAGCTGAGTCCGATTCACAGAACTTGGACCGAATTCTCAATCAACGTAGAGAATTATCTGAGAAGTTTTTTAGTTCAATCGCTGAAAACCTGGGGAAGTATCCTTGCCCAGGTCGATCTTGGGAAGCCATCGGTCACTTTCTGTTGAAACTGACTCCTAGAATCAAAATTGCCGATCTCGGTGCTGGAGAAGGTATCATTTCGCAATTGCTGGCGCGCCACGCAGAAACGGTCTATTGCATCGATAATTCGAAACGCATGGTTGAGGTAGGAACTGATCTCGCTAACAAAAATGGATTCACAAATCTCCATTATAAATTCGGAGATATTGAAAATGTTCCCCTCGAAGAAGGCGAAGTAGACCTCTCTCTGTTAAGCCAGGCGCTCCATCATGCCCACCAACCTAGTCAAGCATTGGAGGAAGCCTACCGAATTCTCAAACCTGGTGGGCAAATACTCATTCTTGATCTACTCGAACATCAGTTCGAAGAAGCACGTGAGGTCTACAACGACCAATGGTTGGGATTTTCTCAAAATCAATTATACCGCTGGTTGAAAGACGTCGGATTTGACCAGATTGAAGTCTCGGTCGTAGCGAAAGAGCCAGAAGAGCCATTTTTTGAAACCTTATTGGCTTCTGCCATCAAATAA
- the greA gene encoding transcription elongation factor GreA, with amino-acid sequence MNEEAVQALIEKNPKLKRDKNKLLALEPGFYCIHRSWGFGLIQAYQEAENRLIIDFDEKPGHSMDPAFCVNTMEVLPQDHILSRSRTEEDEIKTMVSKQPAEIIFQILDKLPEQKGADQDITRVLKILLGEAKAKKWWTATKKQVAKDSRIGMPVRKVDPYFVRDEPVNREDEVFDAYFKTNAAGRKLRLVEELIAAHDTNEGVKQHLSELIDDFSKFIAETHQLDLLERLHAAWVRDGALTILGRETDIDPQPEELVAQAPILDELANELPGPYQTKLLELVERTHPDSWTKVILDLFKNSRGKFTTESINYLYTRANVNDIKSTLERWLVEQNLKGPVLIWIIKNRNSRKFSTIVHDLVNPRLFMSILYAIDYEALQTSGTRRVPLADLLSDDQELIGDLMAEADPETARDLANSLLMNQGFEELTKKSILARVIKLFPIVQSLVDSSASDEDEENRLFVSQSSYDSRKEEYDELVKEKIPENKKAIAVAREHGDLKENSEYKMARQDQTTLMARKGLLERDLAVAQITDFTEAPTDVVGIGSTVQIENADSNEKVTYHILGAWDSDPDKNVLSYKTPLAQNLLGKEANAVVEVEVAGNSQTWKLKSISRYIDS; translated from the coding sequence ATGAACGAAGAAGCGGTTCAAGCGCTGATCGAAAAAAATCCCAAATTAAAACGGGACAAGAATAAATTACTGGCTCTTGAGCCAGGCTTTTACTGCATCCACCGAAGCTGGGGCTTTGGCCTGATTCAGGCCTATCAGGAAGCAGAAAACCGTCTGATCATTGATTTCGATGAGAAACCAGGTCATTCAATGGATCCAGCATTCTGTGTGAATACCATGGAGGTTCTTCCTCAAGATCACATCCTTTCTCGCTCAAGAACCGAGGAAGACGAGATAAAGACCATGGTCAGCAAGCAACCCGCTGAAATTATTTTTCAGATTCTGGACAAGCTTCCTGAGCAAAAAGGGGCCGATCAAGACATCACCCGCGTTTTAAAAATCCTGCTTGGAGAAGCTAAGGCCAAAAAATGGTGGACCGCTACTAAGAAACAAGTGGCTAAGGATTCCCGGATTGGTATGCCTGTAAGAAAGGTAGATCCCTATTTCGTCCGCGACGAACCCGTGAATCGTGAGGACGAAGTCTTTGACGCCTATTTCAAAACCAATGCTGCTGGCCGCAAACTGCGCCTGGTTGAAGAACTCATTGCTGCTCACGACACCAATGAAGGGGTCAAACAGCATTTGTCTGAGTTGATTGATGATTTTTCCAAGTTCATCGCCGAGACGCACCAACTTGATTTGCTCGAACGACTGCATGCTGCTTGGGTCCGTGATGGAGCTCTGACCATTCTCGGAAGAGAAACCGACATTGATCCACAACCTGAAGAGTTAGTGGCACAAGCCCCCATTCTTGATGAACTAGCCAACGAGCTTCCTGGACCTTACCAGACTAAACTTCTAGAACTGGTAGAGAGAACTCATCCAGATTCGTGGACCAAGGTAATCTTGGATCTCTTTAAAAACAGCCGTGGTAAATTTACCACTGAGAGTATCAACTACCTGTATACACGAGCCAATGTGAATGATATCAAATCTACACTGGAACGTTGGCTGGTAGAGCAGAACCTCAAGGGCCCAGTTTTGATCTGGATCATCAAGAACCGCAATTCACGCAAGTTTTCTACCATCGTGCATGACTTGGTCAATCCACGTTTGTTCATGTCTATCTTGTATGCGATCGACTACGAAGCACTTCAAACGTCTGGAACACGTCGCGTACCTCTGGCTGATTTGTTATCAGACGATCAAGAGTTGATCGGTGACCTCATGGCTGAGGCGGATCCAGAAACAGCCCGTGACCTCGCTAATTCTCTCTTGATGAATCAAGGGTTCGAGGAACTGACCAAGAAGTCTATTCTGGCTCGGGTAATTAAGTTGTTTCCGATCGTACAAAGCCTGGTTGATTCATCTGCGAGTGACGAGGACGAGGAGAATCGCCTCTTTGTTTCCCAGTCTAGCTACGATAGCCGTAAGGAAGAATATGACGAATTAGTGAAGGAAAAAATCCCTGAAAACAAAAAGGCCATCGCGGTTGCCCGTGAACACGGAGACCTCAAAGAAAACTCCGAGTACAAAATGGCTCGTCAGGATCAAACCACTCTTATGGCTCGAAAGGGACTTTTAGAAAGAGATCTTGCAGTAGCTCAAATCACTGATTTCACAGAGGCACCTACCGACGTTGTGGGTATTGGCAGTACGGTCCAAATCGAAAATGCCGATTCTAACGAGAAAGTAACCTACCACATTCTCGGTGCATGGGATAGCGATCCGGACAAAAACGTTCTTTCTTACAAGACACCTCTCGCACAAAATCTCCTTGGGAAAGAGGCGAATGCTGTGGTTGAAGTCGAAGTAGCAGGAAACTCCCAAACCTGGAAGTTAAAATCTATCTCGAGATACATCGATAGTTAG
- a CDS encoding MFS transporter, whose amino-acid sequence MSQSPSNKKNLGAILLTLFLDLVGFSIIFPLFPGMLEFYFDASGDTGILGWAVPILSNLTGGDNFKTAVLFGGILGSLYSIMQFVFSPVWGSRSDRIGRKSVLKITILGTALSYLVWFFSGSFELLILGRLLGGVMAGNISVATAAVADMTTKENRSKGMALVGVTFGLGFIIGPAIGALLSLVNILDFAPALESLGINPFSVPALVALILTLVNYVWLNARFEESLEEDKRDKSEAKGSFAAVIDLLSVKHPGIRQVNWLYLIFITAFSGMEFTLTFLAAERFFYSPAQNGWIFLYVGFILILVQGGIVRRMTPKIGEKKTAIAGLVFGVIAFILLSQSDTQFLFYLSLTLMAFAAGLVNPSLTSLVSLYSSEDKQGANLGLFRSAGSLARAIGPILAASVYWYFGSDIAYLFAGLVILIPLLRAFALPSTNNEEAPI is encoded by the coding sequence ATGTCTCAATCGCCATCCAACAAGAAAAACCTGGGAGCCATCCTGCTCACCCTCTTTCTGGATTTGGTCGGATTCTCGATCATATTTCCTCTCTTCCCAGGAATGCTGGAATTCTATTTCGACGCGAGCGGTGACACTGGAATTCTCGGCTGGGCGGTACCCATCCTTTCCAACCTCACAGGTGGTGATAATTTCAAAACTGCCGTTCTTTTTGGAGGAATCTTGGGAAGCCTCTATTCTATCATGCAATTTGTTTTCTCTCCTGTATGGGGTAGCCGTTCCGACCGCATAGGAAGAAAATCGGTACTAAAGATCACCATTCTAGGTACGGCGCTCAGCTATCTGGTCTGGTTTTTCAGTGGTTCCTTTGAGCTATTGATCCTCGGCAGACTTCTCGGGGGAGTTATGGCTGGAAATATCTCGGTCGCAACTGCCGCCGTAGCCGACATGACGACGAAGGAAAATCGCTCCAAAGGCATGGCACTCGTAGGTGTTACTTTTGGACTTGGGTTTATTATAGGTCCAGCCATTGGGGCACTACTCTCACTGGTTAATATTCTCGATTTCGCTCCAGCACTAGAATCTCTAGGCATCAATCCATTTTCTGTTCCTGCACTCGTCGCCTTGATCCTTACCCTTGTAAATTACGTCTGGCTGAATGCTCGGTTCGAAGAATCACTCGAAGAGGATAAACGAGACAAAAGTGAAGCCAAAGGCAGTTTTGCCGCGGTGATTGATCTACTTTCAGTCAAACACCCGGGCATCCGACAGGTAAACTGGCTGTACTTAATCTTCATTACAGCCTTTAGCGGGATGGAGTTCACTCTAACATTCCTGGCAGCCGAACGCTTCTTTTATTCACCCGCACAAAACGGATGGATATTCCTTTATGTTGGTTTCATATTGATTCTGGTCCAAGGAGGCATCGTAAGACGGATGACTCCTAAGATTGGAGAAAAGAAAACGGCCATAGCCGGACTCGTCTTCGGAGTAATCGCATTCATTCTTCTGAGCCAATCCGATACTCAATTTCTCTTTTACCTCTCGCTCACACTGATGGCTTTCGCAGCCGGACTGGTAAATCCAAGCCTAACCAGCTTGGTTTCCTTATACTCGAGCGAAGATAAACAAGGCGCCAATCTAGGGTTGTTCAGGTCAGCGGGCTCGCTCGCTCGAGCCATAGGCCCCATTCTCGCCGCAAGTGTGTATTGGTACTTTGGGTCCGACATAGCCTACTTATTTGCAGGCCTGGTCATATTGATTCCGCTACTTAGAGCATTTGCTCTACCCTCTACGAATAACGAAGAAGCCCCTATTTAA
- a CDS encoding DUF2085 domain-containing protein — protein MENQYLAFLVGFPAPKLIPGRVLSLQLLKALKKIPAMQSNRSRWIGFAISGCFLGLIAFSIYIAVAGPTSLGGFFSSVCHQWADRCYHIHGVPLPVCVRCIWIYFGLALGHTLFIFWNSGTKRITRVLIGVIGLMFLDVVLEFIGFYSNWFWSRSITGFLFGLSVSYFTLLGLQELYFNFTNSNTHDRSKSFTYRSG, from the coding sequence ATGGAAAATCAGTATCTGGCTTTCTTAGTGGGTTTTCCTGCGCCAAAGTTGATTCCAGGAAGGGTTTTGTCGTTGCAGTTGCTCAAGGCTCTTAAAAAGATTCCCGCCATGCAAAGCAATCGAAGTAGATGGATCGGGTTTGCCATCAGTGGCTGCTTTCTAGGCCTCATTGCTTTCAGTATTTACATTGCTGTTGCGGGTCCTACATCGCTTGGCGGTTTTTTCAGCTCCGTGTGTCACCAATGGGCGGATCGCTGTTACCATATCCATGGTGTGCCATTACCAGTTTGTGTGCGCTGTATATGGATCTACTTCGGCCTAGCCTTGGGGCATACGCTATTTATTTTCTGGAATTCAGGTACTAAAAGAATAACGCGCGTGCTTATCGGTGTAATAGGACTGATGTTCCTCGATGTAGTGCTCGAATTTATAGGGTTTTACAGCAATTGGTTTTGGTCACGTTCGATAACAGGCTTTTTGTTTGGATTGTCCGTATCCTATTTTACGCTACTCGGATTGCAGGAGCTTTATTTCAACTTCACTAACTCAAATACTCATGACAGATCAAAATCATTTACCTACCGATCCGGTTGA
- a CDS encoding DUF4199 family protein, which translates to MTDQNHLPTDPVEKPDDFQAMLIGGGLVFVLSIIPFVNFLGCCLIIQILGSLLAIHVYTNKYKLTLSPGKGIMLGILTCLLGGIAAFVLTMILQKLGLDFSQQFMQEQMIKMAENFGGPEAAEQVREQIERQNIEGVGVVQIVIGLVISVIFNSVGGLIGGAIGAAVFKRAPEAVPPAPAE; encoded by the coding sequence ATGACAGATCAAAATCATTTACCTACCGATCCGGTTGAAAAACCGGATGACTTCCAGGCGATGCTTATCGGAGGTGGTCTGGTCTTTGTTCTATCCATTATACCTTTTGTTAATTTTCTTGGGTGTTGTCTGATCATTCAAATCTTGGGCTCACTGTTGGCGATTCACGTATACACCAACAAATACAAGCTCACACTTTCTCCTGGAAAGGGCATTATGCTCGGAATTCTCACCTGTTTGTTGGGTGGAATCGCTGCATTTGTTCTGACGATGATTTTGCAAAAGCTGGGTCTAGACTTTAGCCAGCAGTTTATGCAGGAGCAGATGATTAAGATGGCAGAAAATTTCGGAGGACCGGAAGCCGCTGAGCAAGTTCGAGAGCAAATCGAACGGCAAAATATTGAAGGCGTAGGTGTCGTTCAGATTGTAATTGGTTTGGTGATTAGCGTGATCTTCAACTCAGTTGGTGGCCTCATCGGTGGAGCCATTGGAGCGGCTGTCTTTAAGCGTGCACCGGAGGCAGTCCCACCTGCTCCCGCAGAATAA
- the coaD gene encoding pantetheine-phosphate adenylyltransferase encodes MRTALYPGTFDPITLGHLDVLNRASLIFDRVIIGVAHNVSKRPTLSLDLRAKLVEDNLKDLPNIEIQRFDGLVVDFAKQIGAVALIRGLRAVSDFEYELQMAQMNRNLDESIETLFLMPNEAYTFISSTLIKQVATYGGDISKFVPPNVYEALKEHYPKLKANEC; translated from the coding sequence ATGCGCACAGCTCTTTATCCGGGAACCTTCGATCCGATCACTCTGGGACACTTGGATGTTCTTAATCGAGCCAGTCTTATTTTTGACCGGGTAATCATCGGTGTTGCGCACAATGTTTCAAAGCGCCCGACCTTGTCGTTGGATTTACGTGCGAAATTGGTTGAGGATAATCTCAAGGATTTACCCAACATTGAGATCCAAAGATTCGATGGACTCGTAGTTGATTTTGCAAAACAGATTGGGGCGGTGGCATTGATCAGAGGATTGCGAGCCGTATCTGACTTTGAGTATGAATTGCAGATGGCTCAAATGAACAGGAATCTGGATGAATCCATTGAGACTCTATTCTTAATGCCCAACGAAGCTTATACCTTCATCAGTTCCACGCTCATCAAACAAGTAGCCACCTATGGAGGAGACATCTCCAAATTTGTCCCTCCCAACGTTTACGAGGCCCTCAAAGAACACTATCCAAAACTCAAAGCAAACGAGTGCTAA
- the pgsA gene encoding CDP-diacylglycerol--glycerol-3-phosphate 3-phosphatidyltransferase, with product MNLPNLLTLSRVPFLFLIAALMYMNFRFADSLAFIIFVIAGLTDWLDGKIAREMGIISVFGQLMDALTDKILTVGLFVVFVGLDILQDWMVFGVLLILSREFLITGLRLVAAAKNVVLPAEKAGKLKTVFQICAIGGLIVARSVEFDWNPYLSANLDGVVDLFYYGGLVLFTIAALMTVYSGSFYMIKYWKLFFGTGESDLES from the coding sequence ATGAACCTACCAAACCTACTGACTCTATCCAGAGTTCCGTTCCTGTTCCTGATCGCTGCTCTGATGTACATGAACTTCCGGTTTGCTGACTCGCTTGCCTTTATTATATTTGTCATTGCGGGACTCACCGACTGGCTCGACGGAAAAATCGCTCGAGAGATGGGCATCATATCGGTCTTCGGGCAACTCATGGATGCGTTGACAGATAAGATCCTGACAGTCGGCCTCTTTGTAGTGTTTGTAGGACTGGATATCCTTCAGGACTGGATGGTATTTGGTGTATTACTAATTCTGAGTCGTGAGTTTCTCATCACGGGGCTTCGCCTCGTAGCTGCCGCTAAGAATGTAGTGCTGCCAGCCGAAAAAGCAGGAAAGCTAAAAACCGTTTTTCAGATCTGTGCTATTGGAGGATTGATCGTAGCGCGAAGTGTGGAGTTCGATTGGAACCCTTACTTGAGTGCAAACCTCGATGGGGTGGTCGACTTGTTTTACTATGGCGGTCTGGTGTTATTCACGATCGCCGCGCTGATGACGGTGTATTCGGGGTCCTTTTACATGATCAAGTATTGGAAATTGTTTTTCGGAACCGGTGAGTCTGATTTAGAATCATGA
- a CDS encoding phosphatidylglycerophosphatase A, which yields MKQHLWVKLLPDFVVVGLATLGPIGNLKPAPGTWGSLAGIIWFSVAFWNLNYVATLLFTFLSLYLAVQICWEAEVRLQLRDPGKIVLDEFVAIPICFVGLQPLLHSGIGWLVLLVGFLLFRLFDILKPLGIKKLQDYPGGVGVVLDDVAAGFATCISLFLLAFVADYLGYLGKYVTL from the coding sequence ATGAAGCAGCATTTGTGGGTAAAGCTACTGCCCGATTTTGTCGTGGTAGGTCTTGCAACTCTAGGGCCGATTGGGAATTTGAAACCGGCTCCTGGAACCTGGGGGAGTTTGGCTGGTATTATTTGGTTTTCAGTAGCCTTCTGGAATCTAAACTATGTGGCCACCTTGCTGTTCACCTTCCTGTCCCTGTATTTAGCGGTGCAGATATGTTGGGAGGCGGAAGTTCGACTGCAATTGCGGGATCCTGGCAAAATCGTGCTCGATGAGTTTGTCGCCATCCCCATTTGCTTTGTAGGACTACAACCGTTGCTTCATTCGGGTATTGGCTGGCTGGTTCTGCTCGTCGGTTTCTTGTTGTTCCGACTGTTTGATATATTGAAACCATTGGGCATTAAGAAGCTGCAGGATTATCCAGGTGGTGTGGGCGTTGTTCTTGACGATGTGGCGGCTGGCTTTGCCACCTGTATCAGCTTATTCCTATTAGCGTTTGTAGCTGATTACCTGGGATACCTCGGAAAATACGTTACTCTCTAA
- the aroQ gene encoding type II 3-dehydroquinate dehydratase: protein MKTIAIINGPNLNRLGTREPEVYGSATLKDLEERLNGEAKELGVAIEFHQSNHEGALVDLFGDLADRGLNGAVLNGAAYTHTSVAMRDAISASGLDVIEVHISNIYSREEFRKHSYTAPVCKGVITGLGFNGYSYALKQLSEAAP from the coding sequence ATGAAAACAATCGCCATCATCAATGGTCCCAATCTAAACCGGCTCGGTACACGTGAGCCGGAAGTATATGGATCGGCCACATTGAAGGACCTGGAAGAACGCCTCAACGGCGAGGCAAAAGAGTTGGGTGTGGCGATTGAATTCCATCAGTCCAATCATGAAGGGGCTTTGGTCGATCTGTTTGGAGACCTGGCTGATCGTGGTTTAAATGGAGCCGTTTTAAATGGTGCTGCCTATACCCATACGAGTGTTGCCATGCGTGATGCTATTTCTGCTTCTGGCCTGGATGTGATCGAGGTACACATCTCTAATATATATAGTAGAGAAGAATTCAGAAAACACTCCTACACTGCACCGGTTTGTAAAGGGGTGATTACTGGCCTGGGTTTCAACGGGTACTCCTATGCACTTAAGCAGTTGAGTGAAGCTGCTCCGTAA
- a CDS encoding Nif3-like dinuclear metal center hexameric protein, whose amino-acid sequence MASLNDILDFCENRIHTNQIADFPGAENGLQVENNGSVKKIGAAVDAGLVPFQKAVEAGVDFLIVHHGLFWDPAYPIMGIRYEKYKLCIENNLAVYGAHLPLDCHQEIGNNAILAEKLGLKQSEWFLEHEGNPIGLIAEGGIARADLRSRLNGLFPEGITSIEKGSEQPQKLAVLTGSGASAVGELKAAGVDTLITGELKQSHFNQAEEAGLNLYLCGHYATETFGVSALASEVAKNFDLDWEFIPTDCPI is encoded by the coding sequence GTGGCTTCCCTAAATGATATCTTGGATTTTTGTGAGAACCGTATTCACACAAATCAAATCGCAGACTTTCCCGGCGCAGAGAACGGATTGCAGGTAGAAAATAACGGATCCGTTAAGAAAATTGGAGCTGCGGTAGATGCTGGCCTGGTTCCTTTCCAAAAAGCAGTGGAAGCAGGTGTAGACTTCCTCATTGTTCACCATGGCCTCTTCTGGGACCCAGCGTATCCCATTATGGGCATACGCTACGAAAAGTATAAGCTCTGCATTGAAAATAACCTGGCCGTTTATGGAGCTCATTTGCCCCTCGATTGCCATCAGGAGATCGGTAACAACGCCATACTGGCAGAAAAGCTGGGGTTAAAGCAGTCGGAGTGGTTTCTTGAGCACGAAGGGAATCCAATCGGCCTGATCGCTGAGGGTGGTATCGCCCGTGCAGATTTAAGATCACGCTTGAATGGACTCTTTCCCGAAGGGATCACCTCCATTGAAAAAGGTAGTGAGCAGCCACAAAAATTAGCAGTTCTAACCGGCAGTGGTGCCAGTGCCGTCGGTGAATTAAAAGCTGCAGGAGTGGACACCCTGATCACCGGGGAACTGAAGCAGAGCCATTTTAACCAGGCCGAGGAGGCGGGGCTCAACCTTTACCTTTGCGGACACTACGCCACAGAAACCTTTGGTGTTTCAGCGCTTGCCAGTGAAGTAGCTAAAAACTTTGACCTGGACTGGGAGTTCATCCCAACGGATTGCCCGATTTAA
- a CDS encoding PEGA domain-containing protein → MDESHFEDTGARVFRYSFFAFLSLVTSVGIWKKDEILNYFSFREHGESRIVIYGLSGTSVNILDEKRNKRELGLIGRDGKFTLVEQGGIASTLVYLNHPYYFPEEKLFERVPKGETIHYTAQMKPMFGSLSVRSFPQGATIRVNEEEVGEAPYKKKDIRDGTKLYIEAFLGGYIPQFRDVEVRGGSEEEVVFSLASTECSILLETSKPGFAYDTLSIFIDEVPVSLDGQRLRYIPPGLHDLQVIAHDGLKLQKSFNIKPGQTIRLQLPDWFVDDGS, encoded by the coding sequence ATGGACGAATCGCACTTTGAGGATACCGGAGCACGAGTTTTTAGATACTCGTTTTTCGCCTTTCTGTCGTTGGTCACTTCTGTAGGTATATGGAAGAAAGACGAGATCCTAAACTACTTTTCATTTCGTGAGCATGGGGAGTCGCGAATCGTTATCTACGGACTTTCCGGCACGAGCGTAAATATCCTGGATGAGAAGCGAAACAAACGTGAGCTGGGTTTAATAGGAAGAGATGGAAAGTTTACGTTGGTTGAACAGGGTGGAATTGCATCCACCCTCGTGTATTTGAACCATCCTTATTACTTTCCTGAGGAAAAGCTGTTTGAGCGGGTTCCGAAGGGGGAAACCATTCATTACACGGCGCAGATGAAGCCCATGTTTGGGAGTCTGAGTGTCCGAAGCTTCCCCCAAGGAGCCACGATACGTGTGAATGAAGAGGAGGTAGGCGAAGCACCCTATAAGAAGAAGGATATTCGTGATGGAACGAAGCTCTATATTGAAGCCTTTTTGGGTGGGTATATTCCACAATTCCGAGATGTTGAAGTTCGTGGAGGTAGTGAAGAGGAAGTGGTCTTCAGCCTGGCTTCAACTGAGTGCTCCATCCTGTTGGAGACCAGTAAACCTGGATTCGCCTACGATACCCTTTCGATCTTCATCGATGAGGTGCCTGTTTCCTTAGACGGGCAACGCTTAAGGTATATCCCCCCAGGCCTGCACGATCTGCAAGTCATAGCACATGATGGCCTCAAATTACAAAAATCGTTCAACATCAAACCGGGGCAGACAATACGTCTTCAATTGCCCGATTGGTTTGTCGATGACGGGAGTTGA
- a CDS encoding cytidine/deoxycytidylate deaminase family protein, translating into MIPLGPVDAIAEMIDAWHHRLSWDEYFMATAFLIASRSSCERLNVGCVIVSGGKGKNRLIAAGYNGFLPGAPHKSRVRDNHEQGTVHAEQNAIADAARRGISLGGATAYVTHFPCINCAKVLAAAGISVIKFHNDYKNDPMVPDLLKEAGVSIEKF; encoded by the coding sequence ATGATCCCTCTCGGTCCTGTGGATGCAATCGCGGAGATGATCGACGCCTGGCACCACCGGTTGTCTTGGGATGAATATTTTATGGCGACTGCCTTCCTGATTGCGAGTCGAAGCAGCTGTGAACGTCTTAATGTGGGCTGTGTCATTGTTTCAGGTGGCAAGGGCAAGAACCGTTTAATTGCCGCCGGTTACAATGGCTTTCTGCCAGGGGCTCCCCATAAATCGCGTGTGAGGGATAATCACGAGCAAGGAACGGTCCATGCCGAGCAAAATGCCATCGCCGATGCTGCGCGTCGAGGGATTAGCCTGGGCGGAGCAACGGCCTACGTAACCCATTTCCCGTGTATCAACTGCGCAAAGGTCCTCGCTGCAGCAGGCATTTCAGTCATCAAATTTCACAACGATTACAAAAATGATCCCATGGTCCCAGATTTGCTAAAGGAAGCCGGTGTATCCATTGAGAAGTTTTAG
- a CDS encoding YqgE/AlgH family protein, protein MENISQFSENYSGTLLISHPRMLDPNFKRTVVLLSAHSKEEGALGVVLNRPTQKCLGEIEEKFTFGPLAQVPIYEGGPVATDQILLVAWTWSPSDSVFKLFFGIDPDRASELMEYSQATVRAYQGYSGWSGGQLEVEMEEDSWIVSQVKDQFVDGLDGDSLWQKFLRDQGPKYQLDAQAPEDPSLN, encoded by the coding sequence ATGGAGAATATCAGCCAATTTTCAGAGAATTATTCGGGCACTCTCTTGATTTCTCATCCCAGAATGCTGGACCCCAATTTTAAGAGGACGGTGGTGTTATTGTCTGCCCATTCCAAGGAGGAAGGAGCTCTTGGGGTGGTTTTAAATCGTCCGACTCAAAAGTGTCTGGGGGAAATTGAAGAGAAGTTCACCTTCGGGCCTTTAGCTCAGGTTCCCATTTATGAGGGAGGACCTGTCGCAACAGATCAGATCCTTCTTGTGGCTTGGACTTGGTCTCCATCGGATTCCGTATTCAAGCTATTTTTCGGTATCGATCCCGACCGTGCCTCTGAGTTGATGGAATATTCTCAAGCCACTGTTCGTGCATACCAAGGTTATTCTGGGTGGTCTGGTGGGCAGCTGGAAGTCGAAATGGAAGAAGACTCCTGGATTGTCTCTCAAGTAAAAGATCAGTTCGTAGACGGGTTGGATGGCGATTCTCTCTGGCAGAAATTCCTTCGCGATCAAGGTCCGAAGTATCAACTGGATGCTCAGGCACCAGAGGATCCTTCACTGAATTAA
- the ykgO gene encoding type B 50S ribosomal protein L36 — MKVASSIKSLKNRHPDCQVVRRKGRVYVICKSNPRFKARQG; from the coding sequence ATGAAAGTTGCATCATCTATTAAATCCTTGAAGAACCGGCATCCGGACTGCCAAGTAGTCCGCCGTAAAGGCCGCGTTTACGTAATTTGCAAATCCAATCCCCGCTTTAAAGCGCGTCAGGGATAA
- a CDS encoding type B 50S ribosomal protein L31 yields MKSDIHPASHPVCFVDVSSGKKFLTRSTVTSKKTETIDGVEYQVIVQDVTSDSHPAYTGEKRFVDSAGRVEKFNNKFRRTRK; encoded by the coding sequence GTGAAATCCGACATCCATCCCGCATCCCATCCTGTCTGCTTTGTAGACGTATCTTCAGGAAAGAAATTTCTGACTCGCTCCACCGTTACTTCCAAGAAGACGGAAACCATCGACGGTGTTGAGTACCAAGTGATCGTTCAGGACGTCACCTCCGACTCTCATCCAGCCTATACCGGTGAGAAACGCTTCGTTGATAGCGCCGGTCGTGTTGAGAAGTTCAACAACAAATTTCGTCGCACTCGTAAGTAA